A region from the Sutcliffiella horikoshii genome encodes:
- a CDS encoding YpfB family protein, with protein MKRVERIIIKLIVIQLICLICAQGLLLYTDSAPFLSKVIQYEGVGGMKIIEHIETFDHSR; from the coding sequence ATGAAAAGAGTGGAAAGGATTATCATCAAACTGATCGTCATTCAATTAATCTGTTTAATTTGTGCACAAGGACTCTTGTTATATACTGACTCGGCCCCTTTTTTAAGCAAGGTCATTCAGTATGAGGGAGTAGGCGGCATGAAGATAATAGAACATATAGAAACATTCGACCATAGTAGATGA
- a CDS encoding flagellar brake protein: MLKPGVVLTLQVRNDDQVEKYRCKVQEVKEKEFYVDYPSHIENGRTTYILNGTQLLITYVTEEGVAYTFESEVLGRMKQAIPMVQLSFPGYHQVLKVQRRQYVRVESNIDVSVHPLSCHFTPFITVTHDISAGGTAIILPENASLPEKGHIFTTFVIHLNNGETHYLKLKSKIIRLVEDKAKNRWKASLQFDPINEIQRQIIMKYCFEQQLLLRKTHSLA, encoded by the coding sequence TTGTTAAAGCCAGGGGTCGTATTAACGCTGCAAGTGAGAAACGATGATCAAGTTGAGAAATATAGATGTAAAGTACAGGAAGTAAAAGAGAAAGAATTTTATGTGGACTATCCATCACATATTGAGAACGGGAGAACGACATACATATTGAACGGTACGCAACTACTCATCACATATGTGACAGAGGAAGGTGTGGCATATACATTTGAAAGTGAAGTACTCGGAAGAATGAAACAGGCAATTCCAATGGTACAACTGTCCTTTCCTGGCTACCACCAGGTGTTGAAAGTTCAAAGGAGGCAGTATGTGAGGGTCGAAAGTAATATTGATGTATCGGTTCATCCTCTATCCTGTCATTTTACTCCTTTCATTACCGTCACACACGATATTAGTGCAGGGGGTACAGCAATTATTTTGCCTGAAAACGCCAGTCTACCTGAAAAAGGTCACATTTTCACCACCTTTGTTATCCATTTAAATAATGGAGAAACGCACTATTTAAAACTCAAAAGTAAGATAATTAGATTAGTGGAGGATAAGGCAAAGAATAGGTGGAAAGCATCATTGCAATTTGATCCCATTAATGAAATACAAAGACAAATCATTATGAAGTATTGCTTTGAACAGCAACTCTTGTTAAGAAAAACGCATTCTTTAGCATAA
- the ypeB gene encoding germination protein YpeB, with protein sequence MLRLVIIAVLAIAVAGTGYWGYQEHQDKNAVLINAENNYQRAFHDLVYHVDLLHDKIGTTLAMSSREQLSPSFAEVWRITSEAQNDVGQLPLTLLPFNKTEEFLTNTGDYTYQVAVRDLDKNPLTDEEYSTLQALYQKSDEIKQELRRVQSMVMSNNLRWMDVELALSAKDQPQDNTIIDGFKTVEKNVEGYDEADFGPTFTSMNQEDKNFSQLSGKTITEEEAKKIADKYLELEGNEKITITENGEGSKFGFYSLKIVDKNQQDTYMDIAKKGGIPIYLVQNKEAKKKNISLNEATEKARNFLKQNKFDTLDLYESVEYNKLGIFTFVSNVDGVRIYPDSIKMKVSLETGEIVGFSAKDYLMSHHLREIPEPGISLDEATQRINEKVMIMEDSLAIINNDLGEEVLCYEFLGTIDNDTYQIFINANDGREEKVEKLKNPELLYDL encoded by the coding sequence ATGTTGAGACTTGTTATCATCGCTGTTTTAGCAATTGCAGTAGCAGGAACAGGCTATTGGGGTTATCAAGAGCATCAAGATAAAAACGCAGTCCTCATTAATGCGGAAAACAATTATCAGCGTGCTTTTCATGACCTTGTCTATCATGTAGATCTGTTGCATGACAAAATAGGAACGACCTTGGCAATGAGTTCAAGAGAGCAACTTTCCCCATCCTTTGCCGAGGTGTGGAGAATCACATCAGAAGCTCAGAATGACGTAGGTCAGTTACCATTGACACTCTTGCCATTTAACAAAACGGAAGAGTTCTTGACGAATACGGGGGACTATACGTATCAAGTCGCAGTCAGGGACTTGGACAAAAATCCTTTAACAGATGAAGAATATAGTACACTTCAAGCACTTTATCAAAAGTCGGATGAAATTAAACAAGAGCTGCGAAGAGTTCAGAGCATGGTTATGAGCAACAATTTGCGCTGGATGGATGTAGAACTGGCGCTTTCTGCAAAAGACCAGCCGCAGGATAATACAATCATTGATGGTTTTAAAACGGTCGAGAAAAACGTAGAAGGATATGATGAAGCAGACTTCGGGCCGACATTTACCTCCATGAATCAGGAGGATAAGAATTTCAGCCAGCTTTCAGGAAAAACAATCACGGAAGAAGAGGCAAAAAAAATTGCCGATAAATACTTAGAACTTGAAGGAAATGAAAAGATCACCATTACTGAAAATGGGGAAGGTTCGAAGTTTGGCTTCTACAGTTTAAAAATTGTCGATAAAAATCAGCAGGACACTTACATGGATATTGCCAAAAAGGGTGGTATACCTATTTACCTGGTCCAAAATAAAGAAGCAAAAAAGAAGAACATCAGCTTAAACGAAGCAACTGAGAAAGCTAGAAACTTTTTGAAACAGAATAAATTTGACACATTGGATTTATACGAGAGTGTAGAATACAACAAACTTGGTATCTTTACATTTGTGTCAAATGTGGATGGAGTGAGGATATATCCAGATTCCATCAAAATGAAAGTAAGCCTTGAAACAGGTGAAATTGTAGGATTTTCTGCTAAAGATTACTTAATGTCCCACCATCTCAGAGAAATACCTGAACCTGGGATTTCGCTTGATGAAGCAACTCAGAGAATCAACGAAAAGGTAATGATCATGGAAGATTCCCTTGCCATCATTAACAACGATCTCGGCGAAGAGGTACTGTGTTATGAGTTTCTGGGGACAATTGATAATGACACCTATCAGATTTTCATCAATGCCAATGATGGACGTGAAGAAAAGGTGGAAAAATTAAAAAATCCGGAACTGCTATATGATTTGTAA
- a CDS encoding cell wall hydrolase → MFLFSTCMLFSINQNSASAFSEQIIQKGATGNDVVELQARLQYNGYYHARIDGVYGWTTYWAVKNFQQEFGLDQVDGLVGPKTKEMLHKSTKFYKDWVHQQINSGKKFTHYGGMELKYQVEPSQATVDKAKQGATNQWAKQKTQYQKQTPAPQKDQAKPAPNQQQPAPGQQQEQPAPEQPAPEQQPAPEQQPAPEQQQPEPAPEEQAAPEDQPAEDEGEAQSATNMPGGFSENDIQLMANAVYGEARGEPYEGQIAVAAVILNRINSPTFPNTVSGVIFEPLAFTAVADGQIWLTPNETAKRAVVDAINGMDPSEGATYYFNPDTATSGWIWGRPQIKRIGKHIFCD, encoded by the coding sequence ATGTTTCTTTTTAGCACATGTATGTTATTTTCGATAAATCAAAACTCAGCCAGTGCCTTTTCTGAACAAATCATTCAAAAAGGCGCGACAGGTAATGATGTTGTCGAATTGCAAGCACGCCTCCAATATAACGGTTATTACCATGCAAGGATTGATGGGGTATATGGATGGACCACATATTGGGCTGTAAAAAACTTTCAGCAGGAATTTGGTCTAGATCAAGTGGATGGACTGGTTGGGCCTAAAACGAAAGAAATGCTTCATAAGTCTACAAAATTCTATAAAGATTGGGTACATCAACAGATTAATTCCGGTAAAAAATTCACGCATTACGGCGGTATGGAACTAAAGTATCAAGTAGAACCATCCCAAGCAACGGTTGATAAGGCTAAGCAAGGAGCAACAAATCAGTGGGCAAAGCAAAAAACTCAATATCAAAAGCAAACCCCTGCTCCGCAAAAGGATCAAGCGAAACCTGCACCTAATCAACAACAACCTGCTCCAGGACAACAACAAGAGCAGCCAGCTCCGGAGCAACCAGCACCGGAACAGCAGCCAGCGCCAGAGCAGCAACCAGCGCCGGAACAACAACAACCAGAACCAGCTCCTGAAGAACAGGCAGCTCCTGAAGATCAACCGGCAGAAGATGAAGGAGAAGCACAGAGTGCAACCAATATGCCTGGTGGATTTTCGGAAAATGATATTCAATTGATGGCAAATGCCGTTTACGGGGAAGCGCGCGGGGAACCGTATGAGGGTCAAATTGCGGTAGCTGCAGTAATCCTAAACCGTATCAATTCACCGACTTTTCCAAATACAGTATCAGGGGTAATCTTTGAACCGCTTGCGTTTACAGCTGTTGCTGACGGTCAAATTTGGCTAACTCCAAATGAAACGGCGAAAAGAGCGGTCGTCGATGCGATCAACGGAATGGACCCATCCGAGGGAGCAACGTATTATTTTAATCCTGATACGGCAACAAGTGGTTGGATTTGGGGACGTCCGCAAATTAAGCGAATTGGAAAGCACATTTTCTGTGACTAA
- the prsW gene encoding glutamic-type intramembrane protease PrsW, with amino-acid sequence MLAVVSAGIAPGLALLSYFYLKDTFEKEPITYVFKIFIFGALLVFPLMFMQYVIELELGVTSHLVKAFLMSGLLEEFFKWFILIYLVYQNLHFDEHYDGIVYGVAVSLGFATAENILFLIANGVELALGRAILPVSSHALFGVIMGYYLGKGKFNTNSKHKRICLTLSLLTPIFLHGMYDMIILSQKYWGLYMVPFMIFLWWLGLRKVKLANTVEI; translated from the coding sequence ATGCTGGCAGTTGTATCCGCCGGGATTGCTCCAGGCTTAGCATTGTTGTCTTATTTTTATTTAAAGGATACTTTTGAAAAAGAACCAATCACCTATGTATTTAAAATATTTATATTTGGTGCACTGCTTGTGTTTCCGCTCATGTTCATGCAGTACGTAATTGAACTCGAGCTTGGGGTCACCTCACACTTAGTAAAAGCTTTCCTTATGTCAGGTCTTCTTGAAGAATTCTTCAAGTGGTTTATCCTCATTTATCTTGTCTATCAAAATCTCCATTTTGATGAACATTATGACGGAATTGTATATGGTGTAGCCGTATCTTTAGGCTTCGCTACAGCTGAGAATATTCTCTTCTTGATTGCAAATGGAGTGGAACTCGCCTTGGGCAGAGCCATTCTCCCTGTTTCCAGTCATGCTTTATTCGGTGTGATTATGGGCTATTATCTTGGGAAAGGGAAATTTAACACCAATAGCAAGCATAAACGGATATGCCTTACGTTGTCTTTATTGACTCCGATCTTCTTGCACGGAATGTATGACATGATTATCCTCTCTCAGAAATATTGGGGATTATATATGGTTCCATTTATGATTTTTTTATGGTGGCTTGGCCTAAGAAAAGTAAAGCTCGCAAATACCGTAGAAATATAG
- a CDS encoding asparaginase → MKKKIMIIHTGGTISMSEDEQTGAVTPGERNPLTTIPLVVDSNIHIESHELFNLPSPHITSQHMLLLSKFIDQQAMEHGIEGFVVTHGTDTLEETAFFLDLTVQTRVPIVLTGAMRSSNEIGSDGPYNLLSSVKVAASEEAKNKGVLVVLNDEVHTAKNVTKTHTSNIATFQSPQYGPIGIVTKRGAFFHHSPVSEDKYQVDSVTKNVMLLKAYAGMDSSIFHALKDMQVDGVILEALGQGNIPPTAVEGIKSLREANIPVVMVSRCFNGIVQDIYGYEGGGRRLKELGVIFSNGLNGQKARIKLMVALESTIDPDKLQELFLR, encoded by the coding sequence ATGAAAAAGAAAATCATGATTATTCACACAGGTGGGACCATCTCGATGTCAGAAGACGAACAAACCGGCGCAGTAACGCCCGGTGAACGAAATCCTTTAACGACAATTCCGTTAGTCGTCGACTCTAACATTCATATAGAAAGTCATGAACTATTCAATCTTCCTTCCCCACATATTACATCACAACATATGCTTTTGCTTTCCAAATTTATTGATCAACAGGCCATGGAACACGGTATCGAGGGTTTTGTAGTTACCCACGGAACGGATACTTTAGAGGAAACCGCCTTTTTTCTGGATTTAACGGTCCAGACTCGGGTACCAATCGTGCTGACCGGAGCAATGCGTTCAAGCAACGAAATTGGTTCTGACGGCCCTTATAATCTTCTTTCTTCCGTAAAGGTTGCAGCAAGCGAAGAAGCCAAGAATAAAGGCGTGCTAGTTGTGCTGAATGATGAAGTACATACCGCCAAGAATGTAACAAAGACACACACATCTAATATCGCAACATTTCAGAGCCCTCAATACGGTCCAATTGGGATTGTGACAAAACGAGGAGCATTTTTTCACCACTCGCCCGTTTCCGAAGACAAATACCAGGTAGATTCCGTCACAAAGAATGTCATGCTTTTAAAAGCATATGCCGGTATGGATTCAAGTATTTTTCATGCTTTAAAAGACATGCAAGTTGATGGTGTCATATTAGAAGCTCTCGGACAAGGTAATATTCCTCCAACAGCTGTGGAAGGAATTAAGTCTTTAAGAGAAGCAAACATCCCCGTTGTGATGGTATCACGTTGCTTTAACGGAATAGTCCAAGACATCTATGGCTATGAAGGAGGCGGGCGCAGGTTAAAAGAGCTTGGCGTAATATTCTCGAATGGACTTAACGGACAAAAAGCCCGAATTAAACTGATGGTTGCACTAGAAAGTACGATTGACCCTGATAAACTGCAGGAATTATTTTTAAGATAA
- a CDS encoding YpdA family putative bacillithiol disulfide reductase: MINRDAIIVGGGPCGLAAAIALKDAGLSPLVIEKGNIVNAIYNYPTHQTFFSSSEKLEIGEVPFITENRKPVRIQALTYYREVVKRKKIEVNAFELVEHVEKVQDDSFIVHTSKHSYSTKYVIIATGYYDNHNKLDVPGADLDKVSHYFKEGHPYFDKHVAVLGGKNSSVDAALELVKADAHVTVIYRGETYSPSVKPWILPEFDALVRNGTIRMEFESNVTSITEKEISFVNKDGEEQTIYNDHVFAMIGYHPDHSFLTKMGVGIDDETGRPTFNEETMETNVSGIFIAGVIAAGNNANEIFIENGRFHGGMIAECIKARA; this comes from the coding sequence GTGATAAACAGAGATGCCATCATTGTCGGCGGTGGTCCATGCGGCTTGGCAGCAGCCATTGCACTAAAAGATGCAGGGCTATCCCCGCTTGTCATAGAAAAAGGAAACATTGTAAATGCCATCTACAATTACCCAACGCACCAAACATTCTTCAGCTCAAGCGAGAAGCTGGAGATAGGCGAAGTGCCTTTTATTACAGAAAATAGAAAACCTGTTAGAATCCAAGCCCTGACTTACTATCGGGAAGTAGTGAAGAGAAAGAAAATTGAAGTGAACGCGTTTGAATTAGTAGAGCATGTGGAAAAAGTTCAGGACGATTCATTTATCGTACATACCTCCAAACATTCCTACTCCACAAAGTATGTCATCATTGCAACGGGCTATTATGATAATCACAATAAACTGGATGTGCCTGGTGCTGACTTGGATAAAGTATCGCATTATTTCAAGGAAGGGCATCCTTATTTTGATAAGCATGTTGCTGTACTTGGAGGTAAAAACTCCAGTGTCGATGCAGCTTTGGAATTAGTAAAAGCAGATGCACATGTAACCGTCATCTACCGAGGAGAGACATATTCACCAAGTGTGAAGCCTTGGATCCTTCCCGAATTTGATGCGTTGGTACGTAACGGCACCATCCGCATGGAGTTTGAATCTAATGTGACTAGCATTACGGAGAAAGAGATTTCATTCGTTAATAAAGATGGCGAAGAGCAAACGATCTATAATGATCACGTGTTTGCCATGATTGGTTACCATCCAGACCATTCCTTTTTAACTAAGATGGGTGTCGGGATAGATGATGAGACAGGACGTCCAACATTTAACGAAGAAACGATGGAAACAAACGTTTCAGGGATTTTCATTGCAGGTGTTATTGCAGCAGGCAATAATGCTAACGAAATCTTTATTGAAAACGGTCGCTTTCACGGCGGCATGATCGCCGAATGTATTAAGGCACGTGCATAG
- a CDS encoding Glu/Leu/Phe/Val family dehydrogenase, translating into MVAEKSNDKKSSNEDKLDVLKSTQVVIHKALERLGYPEEVYELLKEPMRMLTVKIPVRMDDGSVKIFTGYRAQHNDAVGPTKGGIRFHPNVSEKEVKALSIWMSLKCGIVDLPYGGGKGGIVCDPREMSFRELERLSRGYVRAISQIVGPTKDIPAPDVFTNSQIMAWMMDEYSRIDEFNSPGFITGKPLVLGGSHGRESATAKGVTICIREAAKKKGINIEGARVVVQGFGNAGSYLSKFMHDAGAKVVGISDAYGGLYDPNGLDIDYLLDRRDSFGTVTKLFNNTITNKELLELECDILVPAAIENQITEENAHNIRAKIVVEAANGPTTIEGTQILTDRGILLVPDVLASAGGVTVSYFEWVQNNQGYYWTEEEVEEKLEKVMVKSFNNVYETSQSRRVDMRLSAYMVGARKMAEASRFRGWI; encoded by the coding sequence ATGGTAGCCGAGAAAAGCAATGATAAAAAAAGTTCTAACGAAGACAAGTTAGATGTATTAAAATCGACACAAGTTGTTATACATAAAGCATTAGAAAGGCTAGGCTATCCCGAAGAAGTCTATGAATTACTAAAAGAACCTATGCGCATGCTTACGGTGAAGATCCCTGTCCGCATGGATGACGGATCTGTGAAGATCTTTACTGGATATCGCGCACAACATAATGATGCAGTTGGACCAACTAAAGGTGGAATTCGTTTCCATCCAAATGTCTCTGAAAAAGAAGTAAAAGCACTATCCATTTGGATGAGCTTAAAATGTGGAATAGTGGATCTTCCATACGGTGGAGGTAAAGGCGGGATTGTCTGCGATCCTCGTGAAATGTCTTTTAGAGAACTAGAAAGACTAAGCCGTGGCTATGTTCGCGCAATCAGTCAAATTGTAGGACCAACAAAAGATATCCCTGCTCCAGACGTCTTCACCAACTCCCAAATTATGGCTTGGATGATGGATGAATATAGCAGAATAGATGAATTCAACTCTCCAGGATTTATTACTGGAAAACCTCTAGTACTAGGTGGTTCCCATGGCCGTGAATCAGCTACTGCCAAAGGGGTTACCATCTGCATTCGTGAAGCAGCGAAGAAAAAAGGTATTAACATTGAAGGTGCTCGCGTGGTTGTACAAGGTTTCGGTAATGCGGGTAGTTACCTTTCCAAGTTCATGCATGATGCAGGCGCAAAAGTTGTAGGTATTTCTGATGCTTACGGTGGACTATATGATCCAAACGGATTGGACATCGACTATTTGTTGGATCGTCGTGACAGTTTCGGAACGGTGACAAAACTTTTCAACAACACTATTACCAACAAAGAATTGCTTGAGCTTGAATGTGATATTTTGGTTCCGGCAGCTATCGAAAACCAAATCACAGAAGAGAACGCACACAATATTCGTGCTAAAATTGTTGTAGAAGCAGCGAATGGACCTACAACTATTGAAGGTACACAAATCCTAACAGACCGTGGCATCCTTCTGGTTCCGGATGTGCTAGCAAGTGCAGGTGGAGTGACGGTATCTTACTTTGAATGGGTACAAAACAACCAGGGTTATTACTGGACAGAAGAAGAAGTAGAAGAAAAGCTTGAAAAAGTAATGGTGAAATCGTTCAACAATGTGTACGAAACATCACAAAGCCGTCGTGTTGACATGCGTTTATCCGCTTACATGGTCGGTGCACGTAAAATGGCGGAAGCTTCCCGCTTTAGAGGCTGGATTTAA
- a CDS encoding genetic competence negative regulator: MRLERLNYNKIKIFLTFDDLEDRGLTKEDLWKDSQKVHQLFRDMIDEASAELGFEVSGSLNVEVYALQAQGMVVIVTSTEHEEIEEEFNDDYIEMQVTVDECQELFYVFQSFDHLIDLAKRLQCLNINGGIIYSHDQMFYLLLMEEDVDADMDIDTLIALLSEYGTPSTMTIHRIEEYGKLIMNHSAMKQINSYFN, from the coding sequence ATGCGGCTGGAACGTTTAAACTACAACAAGATAAAGATATTCCTCACTTTTGATGACTTGGAAGATCGCGGGTTAACAAAAGAGGATTTATGGAAAGATTCGCAAAAGGTTCATCAGCTGTTTCGTGACATGATTGATGAAGCTAGTGCGGAGCTGGGTTTTGAAGTGAGCGGATCATTGAATGTAGAAGTATATGCTCTTCAAGCTCAGGGTATGGTGGTAATTGTAACATCAACAGAACATGAGGAAATAGAAGAAGAGTTCAATGATGATTATATAGAAATGCAAGTGACAGTAGATGAATGCCAAGAACTGTTTTATGTGTTTCAATCTTTTGACCACTTAATCGATTTAGCCAAAAGGCTTCAATGCCTCAATATAAATGGCGGTATTATCTATTCGCATGATCAAATGTTCTATCTTCTCCTGATGGAAGAAGATGTGGATGCAGACATGGATATCGACACCTTAATTGCACTATTGTCTGAATACGGCACACCATCGACCATGACGATACACCGAATAGAAGAATATGGGAAATTGATTATGAACCATTCAGCTATGAAGCAAATAAATTCGTATTTTAATTAG
- a CDS encoding MerR family transcriptional regulator — translation MANNEGKYNIKAASKMLGIQPGTLRAWERRYQIIAPVRNESGHRLYTEEHIKILKWLIQRVNKGFTISQAVSLFEKNTQALLESDSPQHTDQEDLSTDLLNQLLEALLEFNEGQAHELMDKIFSLYSVEKVLIDILGTLLVKVGDMWENDEISSAHEHFASAFLRSRIGMILHGLPVNGFLPKTVSVCGPGEWHELGLLIYTLFVRRKGFETIYLGTSIADEDIHIVLKEVQPKFLFLSCTLSINLPKTLEMVTALKEQYPALIIGLGGTAVDKMPENKKRQYADHMIGNSMKEWEDWLRVRMN, via the coding sequence ATGGCAAATAATGAAGGTAAATACAATATTAAGGCAGCATCCAAAATGCTGGGTATCCAACCGGGTACATTAAGGGCCTGGGAAAGAAGATATCAGATCATCGCTCCCGTAAGGAATGAGTCCGGGCACCGCTTATACACGGAAGAGCATATCAAAATACTGAAGTGGCTGATACAGAGGGTAAATAAAGGCTTTACCATCAGTCAAGCTGTTTCACTCTTTGAAAAAAACACTCAGGCTCTTTTGGAATCAGATTCCCCACAACATACGGATCAAGAGGATTTATCTACTGATTTGCTAAACCAATTGCTAGAAGCTCTATTGGAGTTCAATGAAGGTCAAGCTCATGAATTAATGGATAAAATTTTCAGCTTATATTCTGTAGAAAAAGTGTTGATAGATATTTTGGGTACGCTATTGGTGAAGGTTGGCGACATGTGGGAAAATGATGAAATATCAAGCGCACATGAACACTTTGCGTCTGCATTTTTGCGTTCTCGAATTGGAATGATTCTTCATGGGTTACCAGTGAATGGATTCCTACCTAAAACCGTGTCAGTATGCGGCCCGGGTGAATGGCATGAACTGGGGTTATTGATATATACACTGTTTGTGCGTAGAAAAGGTTTTGAAACCATATACTTAGGTACTAGTATTGCCGATGAAGATATTCATATTGTTTTAAAAGAAGTCCAGCCTAAATTTTTATTCCTGTCATGTACACTGTCCATCAACCTGCCCAAAACATTGGAAATGGTGACAGCGCTTAAAGAACAATATCCGGCCCTCATCATTGGTTTGGGTGGTACCGCAGTGGATAAAATGCCAGAAAATAAAAAAAGGCAATATGCTGATCATATGATCGGAAACTCCATGAAAGAATGGGAAGATTGGCTAAGGGTCAGAATGAACTGA
- a CDS encoding metallophosphoesterase, giving the protein MIWIILGVVALLGVSLLFYMYKQAMQENIIEQTLAFPDFPQSFGEIRIFFISDIHKRKISPEFISKINNIDLVIIGGDLMEKKVPLTQVSENIEQLKKLGIVFFVWGNNDYEVDYHELDSLLLQHGVKILDNTSYLFESEHGDRLELVGVDDLVHERDELKTALEETKSESFKILISHEPEIVDKFTAAEKISLVLSGHTHGGQIRIFGFGPHEKGRLTHLPHTTQLISNGFGTSLVPLRLGAPSETHILTVTTRAEA; this is encoded by the coding sequence ATGATATGGATCATACTTGGAGTGGTAGCTCTTCTTGGAGTATCACTTCTTTTCTATATGTATAAGCAAGCAATGCAAGAAAATATTATCGAGCAAACTCTTGCATTTCCAGATTTTCCGCAAAGCTTTGGTGAAATAAGAATCTTCTTTATTTCAGATATTCATAAACGGAAAATCAGCCCTGAGTTCATAAGCAAAATAAACAACATAGATTTGGTGATTATAGGTGGAGACTTGATGGAAAAGAAAGTGCCTCTAACACAAGTATCTGAAAATATTGAACAACTAAAGAAGCTGGGCATTGTTTTTTTCGTATGGGGAAATAATGACTATGAGGTCGATTATCACGAATTAGATTCCCTTCTTCTTCAACATGGTGTAAAAATACTAGATAACACTAGCTACTTATTTGAAAGCGAACATGGAGATCGGCTGGAATTAGTTGGGGTGGACGACTTGGTCCATGAACGGGACGAACTTAAGACCGCTCTAGAAGAAACGAAGAGCGAAAGTTTTAAAATCTTAATCAGTCATGAACCCGAAATTGTTGACAAGTTTACAGCTGCTGAAAAAATCAGTCTGGTATTAAGCGGGCATACCCACGGCGGGCAAATTAGGATTTTTGGTTTCGGCCCTCATGAAAAAGGAAGGCTGACTCATTTGCCTCATACAACACAGTTAATCAGTAATGGCTTTGGGACGTCCTTAGTACCGCTTAGGCTTGGTGCCCCGTCTGAAACACATATATTGACCGTTACTACACGAGCGGAGGCCTGA
- a CDS encoding DUF2663 family protein, producing MEHVIKTLNHHTDEATKQTLQLLVDKKRKQDTFKKREWRWRISCCITLGLFLIYIYFFIFKQSSSYSASISYFFDRSIHFWIVMFIAYQIGMIKYLLYKKDKAEKEYHDLRKEMVKRSDDYWSKPVDWKQRHQVFDLMKKEFDINLYHETK from the coding sequence GTGGAACATGTAATCAAAACGCTCAATCATCATACAGACGAAGCAACAAAACAAACACTACAACTCTTAGTGGACAAAAAACGAAAACAAGATACATTCAAAAAAAGGGAATGGAGATGGAGAATATCCTGCTGCATTACTTTAGGGTTATTTTTAATCTACATTTACTTCTTTATTTTCAAGCAATCTTCTTCTTATTCAGCAAGCATTTCCTATTTCTTTGATCGCTCCATTCATTTTTGGATTGTCATGTTTATTGCCTATCAGATTGGGATGATTAAGTACCTGCTGTATAAAAAAGATAAGGCGGAAAAAGAGTACCATGACCTTAGAAAAGAAATGGTAAAACGCAGTGATGACTATTGGTCAAAGCCTGTAGACTGGAAGCAAAGACACCAAGTGTTTGATCTTATGAAAAAAGAGTTTGATATCAATTTATATCATGAGACAAAGTGA
- a CDS encoding LysM peptidoglycan-binding domain-containing protein: MENNKGLDQADGLREEVEKESNKLPSRSELHAQKRSKKTKWKVNFPFVRLIGVLFLLIPISIMAIHFNNQETNFLDKMFTPAVKNVEQISIPKNVSASTVDKADKNDEETPVAAEQMSTRDNEAEEVTDQGNETADGPGKTAEKEESKSTTEQSDSAPASQPETEEVDVTEEEVEEESSNVTYIEHIVQESETLYRISMKYFSSRDGERIISDHNNLVNGQVNVGQKLLIPVNR; encoded by the coding sequence ATGGAGAACAATAAAGGGTTAGATCAAGCAGACGGGTTACGGGAAGAAGTTGAAAAAGAATCGAATAAACTACCATCCAGAAGTGAGCTTCACGCACAAAAACGAAGCAAAAAAACAAAATGGAAAGTAAACTTTCCGTTCGTCAGGCTGATAGGTGTATTATTTTTGCTAATTCCTATCAGTATTATGGCTATACATTTTAATAATCAGGAGACCAACTTCTTGGACAAAATGTTTACGCCGGCAGTTAAAAACGTGGAACAAATATCCATTCCTAAGAATGTTTCTGCAAGTACTGTAGACAAAGCTGATAAGAATGACGAGGAAACGCCTGTTGCTGCTGAACAGATGTCTACCCGAGACAATGAAGCGGAAGAGGTTACAGACCAAGGAAATGAAACAGCAGATGGTCCAGGGAAAACTGCAGAGAAGGAAGAGAGTAAAAGTACTACTGAGCAAAGTGACTCCGCTCCTGCATCACAACCTGAAACCGAAGAAGTGGATGTAACCGAAGAGGAAGTGGAAGAGGAATCATCCAATGTGACATATATAGAGCATATCGTCCAAGAAAGTGAAACTCTTTACCGCATTTCGATGAAATACTTCAGCAGCAGAGATGGAGAAAGAATCATCAGCGACCACAATAACCTTGTAAACGGCCAAGTAAACGTCGGCCAAAAGCTTCTCATACCAGTTAATAGATAA